The following coding sequences lie in one Rhea pennata isolate bPtePen1 chromosome 10, bPtePen1.pri, whole genome shotgun sequence genomic window:
- the KIF23 gene encoding LOW QUALITY PROTEIN: kinesin-like protein KIF23 (The sequence of the model RefSeq protein was modified relative to this genomic sequence to represent the inferred CDS: substituted 1 base at 1 genomic stop codon): MKAARVKTPRRPAPKKPSNPSLKDPVGVYCRVRPLSRPDQECCIEVINETTVQIHPPDGYRVSRNGEYRETQYSFKEVFGTLVAQKELFDVVAKPLVEDLIRGKNGLLFTYGVTGSGKTHTMTGSPGDGGLLPRCLDMIFNSIGLFQAKRFVFKLDDKNGVDVQCEVDALLERQKRDAMPVPKTPSGKRQIDPEFADMINVQDHCKVEEVDEDNVYSVFVSYIEIYNNYIYDLLEEAPFDPIKPKWNNCNTPVRNGDFIPPQSKILREDQNHNMYVTGCTEVEVKSTEEAFEVFWRGQKKRRIANTQLNRESSRSHSVFIIKLAQAPLDADGDNVLQEKEQITLSQLSLVDLAGSERTNRTKAEGNRLREAGNINQSLMTLRTCIEVLRENQMYGTNKMVPYRDSKLTHLFKNYFDGEGKVRMIVCVNPKAEDYEESLQVMRFAEMTQEVEVARPVDKPLCGLTPGRRFRNQAFREELSRKLEMRGGPINGEQSVSEMLLQSFPPLPSCELLDVNDDQTLPKLIEVLEKRHKLRQMLSEEFAKNVLAFKTMLQEFDSSVVSKENYIQGKLSEKEKIIAGQKMELERLEKKTKTLEYKIEILEKTATIYEEDKRNLQQELESKSQKLQRQASDKRRLEARLQGMVAETTMKWEKECERRVAAKQLEMQNKLWVKDEKLKQLKAIVTEPKNEKPERPSRERDREKPVQRSVSPSPVPTSSNCITQVPNSQRLVSNPQVHRRSNSCSSISVASCITEWEQKIPSHKHTSGTSNARSRLQEPEQSRNYNASERRRGMCWTGVIEVPRRRDELEIEEDQCCRKFTVCXFLLILFYFDQNAPPVRLRHRRSRSAGERWVDHKPPSNLPTETVMQPHVPHAITVAAASEKALAKCDKYMLTHQELASDGEIETKLIKGDVFKTRGGGQAVQFTEIETLKQESPTGRKRRSSPSNPNPPEDAADSEWTDVETRCSVAVEMRAGSTLGPGYQHHAQPKRRKP; this comes from the exons ATGAAGGCGGC TAGGGTCAAGACGCCGCGGAGGCCGGCGCCGAAGAAGCCGTCCAACCCCAGCCTGAAGGATCCGGTGGGG GTGTACTGCAGGGTGCGGCCGCTCAGCCGCCCGGACCAGGAGTGCTGCATCGAGGTGATCAACGAGACCACGGTGCAGATCCACCCGCCCGACGGCTACCGCGTGTCCCGCAACGGGGAGTACCGGGAG acaCAGTATTCATTTAAAGAAGTATTTGGCACCCTAGTTGCTCAGAAGGAGCTTTTTGATGTGGTGGCTAAACCTCTTGTGGAAGACCTCATTCGTGGGAAAAATG GCCTGCTTTTTACATATGGTGTAACGGGCAGTGGAAAAACACATACCATGACAGGATCTCCTGGTGATGGAGGACTTCTTCCTCGGTGCTTGGATATGATCTTCAACAGCATAGGACTGTTCCAGGCCAAGCGATTT GTTTTTAAGCTTGATGACAAGAATGGTGTGGATGTTCAGTGTGAAGTAGATGCTCTATTAGAGCGACAGAAAAGAGATGCCATGCCTGTTCCAAAAACTCCATCTGGAAA GCGACAAATAGATCCAGAATTTGCTGATATGATCAATGTCCAAGATCACTGCAAAGTGGAAGAAGTTGATGAAGATAATGTGTATAGTGTCTTTGTCTCTTATATTGAGATCTACAATAACTACATTTATGACCTGTTAGAAGAAGCTCCCTTTGATCCCATAAAACCAAA GTGGAACAATTGCAACACTCCTGTGCGAAACGGTGACTTTAT ACCTCCACAATCTAAAATACTGCGTGAGGACCAGAATCACAACATGTATGTCACAGGATGCACCGAAGTAGAGGTGAAATCTACAGAAGAAGCTTTTGAAGTGTTTTGGAGAg GTCAAAAGAAAAGGCGTATTGCAAATACTCAGCTGAATAGAGAATCTAGTCGCTCTCACAgtgtttttataataaaattggCTCAGGCACCCCTGGATGCAGATGGTGATAATGTGCTACAG GAGAAAGAACAGATCACTTTAAGCCAGCTGTCTTTGGTTGATCTAGCTGGAAGTGAAAGAACTAACAGAACAAAAGCTGAAGGGAACAGGTTGCGTGAAGCAG gtaaTATTAATCAGTCACTAATGACATTAAGAACATGTATTGAAGTTTTACGGGAAAACCAGATGTATGGAACAAATAAG ATGGTTCCATACAGAGATTCCAAACTGACTCATCTTTTCAAGAACTATTTTGATGGAGAAGGAAAAGTGCGTATGATTGTGTGCGTTAATCCCAAAGCTGAAGACTACGAGGAAAGCTTG CAAGTGATGCGATTTGCAGAAATGACACAGGAAGTTGAAGTTGCAAGACCTGTTGATAAACCACTCTGTGGCTTAACACCAGGGCGGCGCTTTAGGAATCAGGCCTTTAGAGAAGAACTTTCACGGAAATTGGAGATGCGAGGTGGCCCAATAAATGGAG agcaatctgtttcagaaatgcttttgcaGAGCTTTCCTCCATTGCCTTCCTGTGAACTATTGGATGTTAATGATGATCAAACACTTCCAAAGCTTATTGAAGTCCTGGAAAAACGCCATAAGCTACGACAAATGTTGTCAGAGGAATTTGCCAAGAATG TGCTTGCGTTTAAAACTATGCTGCAAGAATTTGATTCCAGCGTTGTATCGAAGGAAAACTATATTCAAGGAAAACtgtctgaaaaagagaaaataatagcAGGACAGAAAATGGAGTTAGAACGCCTGgagaagaaaactaaaactCTGGAATATAAG ATTGAGATTTTGGAGAAAACTGCTACAATTTATGAGGAAGATAAACGTAATCTCCAGCAAGAACTAGAAAGCAAGAGTCAGAAATTGCAGCGTCAAGCTTCTGACAAGCGTAGACTGGAGGCACGGTTGCAAGGCATGGTGGCGGAAACGACCATGAAATGGGAAAAGGAGTGT GAACGTCGTgtagcagcaaagcagctggaaatgCAGAACAAACTTTGGGTCAAAGATGAAAAACTGAAGCAACTAAAGGCCATTGTTACTGAACCAAAGAATGAGAAACCTGAGAGGCCTTCAcgggagagagacagagagaagcCTGTTCAGAGATCAGTGTCTCCTTCACCAGTACCT ACTTCTAGTAACTGCATTACTCAGGTCCCTAACAGCCAGCGACTTGTGAGCAACCCACAGGTGCACAGACGTTCTAATTCTTGTAGCAGCATTTCTGTGGCATCCTGTATTACGGAATGGGAGCAGAAAATCCCTTCACACAAGCATACCAGTGGCACTTCTAATGCAAGGAGTAGACTACAAGAACCAGAACAAAGTAGAAACTATAATGCTTCAGAGAGAAGGCGAGGGATGTGCTGGACTGGAGTCATTGAGGTTCCCAGGCGTAGAGATGAGCTAGAAATAGAAGAGGACCAGTGCTGCAGG AAATTTACCGTGTGCTGATTTCTTCTGATTCTCTTCTACTTTGATCAGAATGCACCTCCAGTTCGTCTCAGACACAGACGGTCACGCTCAGCTGGGGAGAGATGGGTAGATCATAAGCCACCTTCTAATCTGCCCACTGAAACAGTCATGCAGCCGCATGTCCCTCATGCCATCACAGTAGCGGCTGCAAGTGAAAAAGCACTAGCTAAGTGTGACAAATATATGCTGACGCACCAGGAGCTAGCCTCTGATGGGGAGATTGAAACAAAACTAATTAAG GGTGATGTTTTCAAAACCAGAGGCGGTGGACAGGCTGTCCAGTTCACAGAGATAGAGACTCTAAAGCAAGAATCTCCAACTGG TCGAAAGCGAAGATCGTCACCTTCTAATCCTAACCCACCAGAAGATGCTGCAGACTCTGAATGGACTGATGTAGAAACTAGA TGTTCTGTGGCAGTGGAGATGAGGGCAGGATCTACTCTTGGACCTGGATATCAGCATCATGCTCAGCCCAA gCGAAGAAAACCATGA